A window of Cupriavidus pauculus genomic DNA:
TCCTGACGGACGCCGAAGCTCGCCGCTACGCGCTCATCGAGAACGTGCAGCGCGCCGACATGGCGCCGTCGGAGGAGGCTGCGTCCGCCGCTGAAATCGTCGGCCAGCTCAAAGGCGACCGTGATGAAGCGGCCCGCCAGCTTGGCTGGTCGCGCTCGACGCTCGACAAGCGCCTGGCACTGATGAACTGCAGCGCGTCCGTTCTGGAGGCGCTCAACACCCGTATCATCCAGCTCGGCCACGCCGAACTGCTGGCCACGCTCGCCAAGGACAAGCAGGACAAGCTCCTGCCGGTCATCGTGAGCGAGAAGAAGCCCGTCGCCGAGTTGAGGAAGACGATCGAGGCCGCTGCGTGCAGCCTCGAAGCCGCGATCTTCGACAAGACCGAATGCGCGGCCTGTCCGCACAATTCGTCGTTGCAGACGGAGATGTTCGGCGAAGCGATCGCCACCGGTAACTGTACCAACCGCGCGTGTTATGACGGCAAGCTCACCAGCAAGCTCGAAGGCATTGCCTATGGGCTCAAGGACGAGTATCCGATCGTGCGCATTATCCGCTCGGGTGACAACCACACGCGGATCCAGCTGAAGGTCGAAGGCCCCACGGGCGTCGGCGAAGAACAGGCGAAGGCCTGCCACGCCTGCCAGAACTTCGGTGCTGCCGTGAGCGGCCTCCCTGATTCCATGGGGAAGGTCTACGGCGGCCAGTGTTTCGATACGGTGTGCAACCAGCAGAAGGTCGCGGCTCGCATCAAGGCCGAGAAGGAAGCGGCCAAGCCCACCACAGCCAAGCCGGCTGCGGGCGGCAAGGCGGCTCCGGCCAAGAAGGGCGACTCGTCGGCGTCGGCCGCCGAGAAGCCGGTGACGTCGATCAGCGAGTCCGACAAGGTGAAAACCTACCGAACTGCGCTGTGGCGCAAGGCGCTGCGCAAGGAAGTCGTGCAGAACCCTGACCAGGCGAACGCCTACCTGCTGGCAGTTGCCCTGAACGGGCTGGCACGCAACATCGCCGGCGACGTGATGGGCAAGGTCTTCGAGAAGCTCACCGAGCAGAAGTCGTCGTCGACGCTGCCGGGCTGCCTCACGGCCATCCAGGCGCTGGATGACCAGAAGCGACAGCAGCTGACAATCGGCATGACCATCGCGGCAATCGAGGGCGTGGACGTCAGCAATCTCCGCGAACTCTGCCGGCATCACAAGCTCGACCTGCGGCCGCACTGGAATCTCCAGAACGCGCAGGATTTTCTGGAAATGCTCACCAAGTCGGAGATGAAGGTTCTCGCTGACGAAATGGGCATCCGCAAGGCCCTGGGCGACCAGTTCGCCAAGCTCTTCAACAAGCCCAAGCCGGAAGTCGTTGCCGGCCTGTTGGCGGTGAAGGACTTCGACTACACCGGCAAGGTGCCGAAGGTCCTGCACTACTAGTTGTTCACCCATCCGGAGGGCGCCTCAGGCGCCTTCTAGTCTTTTCAGACACTCCCCATTCCATTTCACCTATGTTCACTGAACTTGCACCCCTCGTGCGTGCGGCCGACAAGGTCGTCCTCACCCTGACCATGACTGGCGACGCGATGACCGTAGTCGTCATGCCCGTTATCAAGAACGCCGCTGACGCGGCACTGACCACGCCGCTGTCGCTCACCGCGACGCCAGCGGAACTGGATGCCGAGTTCGCCGCGACCCTCACGGGCGTGACGGACTCGCACCGGTCGCTCGCTGAACAGGCCGAAGCGACGAAGTCGATCCTGGACGCCGCGAAGTCGACCCAGTCTTCCAAGGCAACGAAGGCGCTGGCCAAGGCGGCCGCGCCCTCGGACGACGCTGCTGCAGCCGGGGACGACGACGATGACGAAGCGGACGGCGCCCCGGCGGCCGAAACGAAGGTGGACGCGAAAGCCGACACTACCGCTGCCGCCAATCCCGGTACCGACCTCGCATCGCTGCTGTAAGGAGAGATTCGCCATGGCACTCGAAGTTACGAAGCTCAAGCGCGAGTTTTCCTACAACGGCATGACGCTGCCGGACGTGAGTCCGCAGTTCTCGCCCGATCAGGTGCGCGATGTGTATGCCGCCCAGTATCCCGAGCTGACCACCGCTGCGGTGGACGGACCGGAGGTAAAGGACGGAGTTGCTCGCTTCACGTTCGTGCGCGCCGCCGGCGCCAAGGGCGCGGCATGCGTAAATCTGACCTCATGAAGGCACTGGCCGCTGGCCAGTTCCCCACAACCACGGAGCCGCCCGAAAGGGCGGTTTTTTTACATTCTGAGGAGACTCAACAATGCTGTTCGACCCTCGGTCGTTTGTTCCATCGGTCGATGCAGGGCAGCCCGGCTGGTCGCCTGAGCGACAGCCTCCCGTTGCCGAACGTCGACCTGCCCATGATTTTCTAACACTGCCATCTCTTGCAGATGGGATCCCTCACCGCGCGCTTGTGACGTTCGGGGATGAAGCAGACGTGCTGGATCTGGTCCGCACCCAGTTTGCTACTGGCGTGCTTCGCGCAAGCGATGTGACCAATCCTGCGAGCGCCGGCGACGCTTTCGCCCAAGCCATGTTCGCATGGCTGGCAAAGCGGATGCCGACGTGCCGGCGTTTGAACTTCAGTTTTTCGCTCATCGATACGGGAGCCGCACGGGAGCAGCTCATGCAGTTTGGCTGGGATGACCAGGTGGACGCACCCCTGTTCCTTGCCATCGACATGCCGGGAGACGACGTGTACTTCATCGGGGATGCCCGTGCGAACGCGCTTCGCGCGGTCCATCCGCATCTCCTGTATACCGCTATGTCGCTCATCAACTCTGCGAGCGCCAAGTCGGTCTTCCTCCGAACCCCTGATGTGCTGCTCGACTTGTTCGCGCGGTGGTATTGGGAGTACGACCCCACGATTTCAGATGACGACGAAGCACGCGCCTTTCTGACCGAACACTGCGGGATGGATGCGGAAGACGTGACGCGATATCTCCCGTCCACGGTTCGCCCCGAACTGGCGCCCGACGATGTACTGCCGGCGTACTGCCACGCCAACCCGGAGTCTCGAAAACTGCGCGTCTTTGGGAGCCGAACGCTTCGCGAGCTGGCGCGCGGTCAGCGTGGCTGGATCAAGGATCTGTGCGTCGCGTTGGCTGAGCTGAATCTGGCCATCAAACGTCAGGGCTCACGCTCCGCGATCGCCGGTTCGCAGTGGGCAGAGCCGGCCTATGCTGCTGCCACGCTGGCATACACGCGGTCGGACTATGTCACCCAAGTTCTGGACGACTTGTACGACGGCTACAACTGCAATGGCGATGCCACGATGTTCCAGTGCTTTATCCCGATCGCTGGCGAACCAAAAGCGATACGAGAGCAGTTCGAGGATCTGAGCAGCATGCTTCAAATCGTCGATGCGCTTGATCGCGTCATCACACTTATCTCTGACTAGGAGGGCCATATGGCCGAAATCCTGACCGCGTCGCGGTCTCAAGACGTGGCCATCCAGGGGGCCATTTTGCTTTATGGGCAGGGGCCGGGGCAGTTCTCCTACGCCACCGCGCATCGCATTGAAACCGACGCGTCCTCGCGTCCGGTGATCGGTGCGGGCGTGCCGCTCAACCGCATGGCGCTTATCCACGCCGTCCGCGAGGTCGCGGCACATGCGCTGCCGAAGGGAGAGTTCCTGACG
This region includes:
- a CDS encoding PRTRC system ParB family protein: MQNPTVVIGKIRPGCNPRKYFDPAEMAELTESIRVDGVIQPILIRPIEDGEHGHEYEVVAGERRYRAALAAHGDGYEMPVNIKVLTDAEARRYALIENVQRADMAPSEEAASAAEIVGQLKGDRDEAARQLGWSRSTLDKRLALMNCSASVLEALNTRIIQLGHAELLATLAKDKQDKLLPVIVSEKKPVAELRKTIEAAACSLEAAIFDKTECAACPHNSSLQTEMFGEAIATGNCTNRACYDGKLTSKLEGIAYGLKDEYPIVRIIRSGDNHTRIQLKVEGPTGVGEEQAKACHACQNFGAAVSGLPDSMGKVYGGQCFDTVCNQQKVAARIKAEKEAAKPTTAKPAAGGKAAPAKKGDSSASAAEKPVTSISESDKVKTYRTALWRKALRKEVVQNPDQANAYLLAVALNGLARNIAGDVMGKVFEKLTEQKSSSTLPGCLTAIQALDDQKRQQLTIGMTIAAIEGVDVSNLRELCRHHKLDLRPHWNLQNAQDFLEMLTKSEMKVLADEMGIRKALGDQFAKLFNKPKPEVVAGLLAVKDFDYTGKVPKVLHY
- a CDS encoding PRTRC system protein E, which gives rise to MFTELAPLVRAADKVVLTLTMTGDAMTVVVMPVIKNAADAALTTPLSLTATPAELDAEFAATLTGVTDSHRSLAEQAEATKSILDAAKSTQSSKATKALAKAAAPSDDAAAAGDDDDDEADGAPAAETKVDAKADTTAAANPGTDLASLL
- a CDS encoding PRTRC system protein C — protein: MALEVTKLKREFSYNGMTLPDVSPQFSPDQVRDVYAAQYPELTTAAVDGPEVKDGVARFTFVRAAGAKGAACVNLTS
- a CDS encoding PRTRC system protein F, with protein sequence MLFDPRSFVPSVDAGQPGWSPERQPPVAERRPAHDFLTLPSLADGIPHRALVTFGDEADVLDLVRTQFATGVLRASDVTNPASAGDAFAQAMFAWLAKRMPTCRRLNFSFSLIDTGAAREQLMQFGWDDQVDAPLFLAIDMPGDDVYFIGDARANALRAVHPHLLYTAMSLINSASAKSVFLRTPDVLLDLFARWYWEYDPTISDDDEARAFLTEHCGMDAEDVTRYLPSTVRPELAPDDVLPAYCHANPESRKLRVFGSRTLRELARGQRGWIKDLCVALAELNLAIKRQGSRSAIAGSQWAEPAYAAATLAYTRSDYVTQVLDDLYDGYNCNGDATMFQCFIPIAGEPKAIREQFEDLSSMLQIVDALDRVITLISD